Sequence from the Phragmites australis chromosome 6, lpPhrAust1.1, whole genome shotgun sequence genome:
ATCCTTGTAGCAAGCAATGCTGCTTCCGCTGAAGCCGTTTGCCGCACGCATCGATCGGCAAAATAGTGGCATAGTGTCGTGGCTCTGTTTTTACTGTAGCTGCTGGAGCTGCCCTAAAGGCATCTGCTTCCTTGAGATTACTGTTGCCTGCGCTCTTCTCCTTATGATGGAGTTCATTACATTTTGTAAGATGGTTTCCAGATGGCAGACGTTTGGTCTTGTGGAGTGACCCTTTACGTGATGCTGGTTGGTGCGTACCCTTTTGAGGACCCCGACGATCCCAAGAATTTCAGAAAGACGATTGGGGTAATAGTTCACTCACTGTCCAAGAAATCCTAAATCTCTGGTTCTTACACCTTGTGAATGATTAATATGGTGCGTGCCCAAAATTCTTTTTCAGAGAATAGTGTCTATTCAATACCAAATACCAGAGTATGTCCACATTTCCCAAGATTGCAGGCAGCTCCTCTCTAGGATCTTCGTCGCGAATCCTGCAAAGGTATTTTTTGGAGAGTGAACCCTGCAAATCGTCAATCATTTTACCACTGCTGTAATGCCATTTCATCTCATTTCTTCAGAGAATAACTATTAGGGAGATTAGGAATCACCCCTGGTTCCTGAAGAACTTGCCTAGAGAGCTTACAGAAGCTGTACAAGCCAAGTACTACAAGAAGGACAACAACGCCCCCACCTACTCTGATCAGACCGTTGAAGAGATCATGAAGATAGTCGAGGAGGCTCGCACACCACCTCAATTGTCTACTCCGGTGTCTGGTTTCGGTTGGGCCGAGGAAGACGAGCAAGAAGATGGCAAGAAACCCGACGATGAAGACCAGGATGGGGAGGATGAGGAATATGATGGTGAGGACGAGTACGACAAGCAGGTGAAGCAAGTACATGCCAGCGGCGATTTTCGACACCTGATAAAATGAAGCTGCTTGCAAGGTTCAGTTTTCAGCTGATGAGATACCGTCTGTATTTTCTGTAGTTGTGGTGTTGAGATGTTGCACCCTCGGTGTTTATTTGTAGTCTCCTGTTTGTGGATCTTCCTTTTTCTGATATTGTGTTATAACTTTGTAAATTATCAAACTGGCTTCCTCAGTGGCTATGTAATTGTAATGAACTGTGGAGCGATTAAGCTAGTCAGATGAAATGCAGTTTATGGAATAAAACTTTCATTTTGATGGGACTTTGGGGGCTTCGCTATGTTTGAGGCAGTGATAcgataataataaaaaatagctgAAAATCCGGCGCTTCAAGGAAATACTGGACGCACTCCGTACCTTTTGAACTGCTAGTGTCTGATGTTCATTTGTCACGTCATGCTAACTTGGACCTCCGTTTTGCGTGGTCCTTACATTTATTATCTTCTAGAAGAATGTCTAAATTTGGCCCTGACCCCTTCTCTCGGTTCATTTTTCATCACGCAAGTCTCAAACCGGGTAAAACTATGTCCCAAAGCTGCTTTGTGGGTGGTTTTTGAGTGATGTGGTAGCCTCATCAATCATTTTTTCCGTGCCATTTGGCAATGACCCCACATTTCAGTAGCATTTTCATCCTCTttttccctcctctctctcttacATGCATAGACGACATGGGCAAAATGATGATGTGGCTGCCACGTCACTCCAAAACCACCCCTAACACTAGTCTTGGGATGTAATTTGATAAGATGTGGGACGAGTTTTACCCGGTGGTTTTGGACATGACGTACGAAAATCAAATCGGGAAAAGAGTAGGGACAAAATATagaccttttcttttcttttttaaactCAGTTTTCATTAACAAGACTCGTCCACCTAAAGTTTTGATCGTTCCACAGAACTGCATCTAAACAAAGCGACCATAACGGGAAAAGAGAAGCCTATCTGGGTTGACCGTCCATAGATATCTACGTACCTGACGGGACAACACCGAGAGACCACCAGAGGAAGCAAGCCGCGgcatgaaaagaaaaagaaagaaagaacgaTGTCACTCAGCAAAAATCCAAGTTTTTTTACCCCTGTGGATTTGTCCTGTTGGGGCTGGGATTTTTGCTAGCCCGGCAACAATTCAATATGCAGCCATATGGACAACACCCTAACCTTAGAAGCTCTGAAACTACTGAATCCATTAGCTGAAAAAACATCACAAGATTGCACTCTACGTACCCGTATGCGATACTTCTGAGAGAAAGCATGGATAGAACTGACAAAATTTGATAGTCTGTGAGCACATGATCAACTTGAATCCCCCAGTTCATACTCATTAGGAACCCGAATCTTGTCTGCTCAGCCAACACAAGAAACAACAACAGATCGAGGCGTTACGCACCTTCACGACCTGTACAAAAGATAGGTAATTTTATTGCACATGCTGCTGGAAAATAGTGCAGATTAGGCGTTTGACGTAAATGAGAAGCACCACAAGCTCACCGTGAGAAAGGTTTTGCTTCATGTGCTTTCATTCTTGTCGGTCAGGTCAGAAGATGGCGCGGGTGATTGGCATGCTTCGGCAGGAGCCACATCCTTGTCCTGGCTGTCTAGCTTTTCAGAGAAGTAGTACGGTACTAGTCAGTCAAGAGTTACTCAACATGATCATATTATTACATAATGCCAGTGAACGCACTCATCCGAAAGAACAATCGCTAAATCCTATAAGAGATTCAGTGCAGAAAACACAGTCAAACTGATGTTATCCTAGCATCGTTCTCTGTACTTGAAGCCATTTAGTTCTTACCTTTAGGCTTTGTTAACCTGAATTCGAGTACTACAACCAGTTATTTTCCTAGCTACCTGTCCATGCACAAAACGGGTTATGCATGGTTTCAACTGGAACTTGTTCACCTGTTTATTGCAACATATATCACCGGCGTGTTCTACATTTTGTAGTACTTATCACTCATCTTTCATCAGCACATAACACACTCTTCTCAACTTTCCCCTGCTCCCAACTGAAGATGAACATTGAACGGTTTATAATCCATGTCATTATTTCAGAAAGATCAATAGGCAGGGAATCATATGTACCACAGATGTGATCATGTTTTTATATCAGATATGCACTGCATTACCCATTTGCTACTtcgcccatgcatgcatgaatcaaTCAGAGCAGAATCAGGCGAACTCATGAAAGGGCAAGTAAATCAAGGCATAAGTAATGAACAAGTTGTTTCCTATTGTAGTCAAGGGTCAAGCACAAATGAATATTGCAATGCCAGATTTCACAGAAAGTATTCAACATCGATCAATATTGTAGTAAAGCAGAGCACAAACGTATTACCATTAATTAGGAACAAAACAGAACATGATTCACAGATTTAGGATATCCAGATGGAACATGGAATGCTGAGCACAAACTAAGCTCTTACCATTGAGGCATTGAGAAGCGACGGGAGGCAGCACCCAAGCGAGGACGTAGCGCCAGTCGATCACCGGCCGGTCGATCACCTGGACCAGATCGCTGTAGGGCTCGCGGGCGAACTCCACGACCGCGCTGTGGCGCACGTCGACGGAGAAGAGGTACCCCTGCAGGAAGAAGTAGACGACGTCGGGGTTGTGCGGGTGCACGAGGGCGAGCACGGGGACCTCCTGCGGCATCCCCGTCCGCCTGTAGCTGTCGTCCTCCCAGATCTTCGCTAGGGTCGTCATCACGAACTCGTGGTCCTCCCAGGACGCCTTGCCGATCGAAGGAACGAATGCCAGCGTCCAGACGACCACCAGTGTCTCCCGCGGGGTGCTGATGCTCTCGCGGGCGAGGGCGACGTCCACGAACCGCAACCTTCCATTGCTCACCCGCACGATTCGGTAGCTGTCGATCTGCTCCTCCTTCTCGGACCTAAACTCTAGAGCGAACATCTCCGGGAGCTCCACGTAGTGCAGCACCGGGTTGTAGGCAATCGGGTCGCAGCAGAGGAGCCCCTGCCGGAGGTCGACCCACCAGAGGTTCCCGTCGTGGGAGATCACGTCGTGGGGAGTCCACCGCGGGCAGGTCCCGGAGACGAGGGGACAGGTCAGCTCTCTCTCGTCCCACGAGTCCATGCCCGAGCGGAAGGTGAGGAGGCTGGCGCGATCGGCGACCAGGAGCTCGGCGACCACGTAATCGGAGCCGCCGGTGCCGGGGATGGGGAGGAGGCCGACGCTCTTGATGGTGGAGATGCGGGACTGCTCGGGCCGGACGCGGTCCGGTACGCGCacggtgatggtggtgcaggCGGACGCGCCGCGTCCGGTGGCAGTGTCGGCGGGGAGTAAGTCGCGCGCCTGCGCCAGCGCCAGCACGAAGAGCATGCCCCGTGGGTTGGGGTCCAGGTCGAAGCGGACGGAGGTGGTCCTGGACACgtagaggaggaggccggcgtcGTTGGCGGCGACGACGTAGGGGTGCTCGGCGCCGTCGTCGCTGGGCCTGGGGGCTTTCGTGGGCGTGGTGAGGCTGGAGAAGTGCGGCGGCTTGGCGACCTTCAAGGAGGGGATTAGGTCCTCGTCGGCGTCGTACTGCACAAGGCCGACGCGCCGCAGGACGATCCACAGCCGCGGCGGCACTGTCGGCGCATCGGACGAGGAAGACGACTTCATTTcgccggagagagagagagagagagagagagagagagagagagagagatttggtgGGTATGAATGGCAATTGGGCTTTGGATGTTTGAAGGGTTTGGCGTGCAGGGCAAGATTGGATTCCAATCGACGTTTACTTTGCCGCTGCGGCGTGGTGGAACTGTAAGAAGATGGTGGCACTGTAATTAAACGGGGTAACGTTGGGGTCTTGGGGAGCAGCTTCAATGCAGGTTATTTTCCGGTTACCACACGCGCGCCGCCATGGGTTTCCCGTTTGTAACTTTCGTATGGATGAGTTGCAAAACTCCCACGATTTCGATAATCATATAGGTGATAGAGAGGAATATAGAGAAGAAAACATTTTCTGTACCCCGGATACATATCTTTTAATGAGTGTTTAGAAAGGAGTggatatattttaaaaagtagtatatacattaaaaaagaatataatttacttaaaaaaaatatacatatttcAGAAAataagtatatacatattcgaaagtagcatatatatatatatattagaaagtaatatatattttagttataACGAGATCACTGGATTGAGCTGGAGTTATGTTCTCCGGGGAGTATCTAATGACACACATGTTCGCTATAAACAGGGAAAGACATCAATAATTCAAGGCAAGGAGATTCTATGTAGATAAAGATATCTATTATTAGAGACATGCATGTAGATGAAGACAACGAATAGAAGTGATAGGTAAAAGTAGACGGTTTTTGTtgatgtaaagaatagtggggttcCTTGCGGGCGGACCCACGCCAGTAAGATATCAGCAGATATCGTATGTCACGTTTTGTCTAGAACTGCGGTTCTCCCGCACGACTAGTCGGCAACTGCGCGGCCAGCCAGCAACCATGCAACCCGACTCTCCGACCGGGCTCCGTGACCAGTCCCCAGgtcgcaggagcaaaccccgcaaccagtctcctctggtcgtGGGGCAGGTATATGTCCAAGCAGtttaatcacaataaatgctttttcactTGAGTAGTTCCTTTCCCCATGTCCCCTTTTCGGTCGTCGATGGCGTGGTCGGCACAGAGCGGCTGTGacctgtcccgtagcattaatcacTACGGGATGGCCTGACAGGCGTGGCAGGAGTTCTTTTGCAGGTGTGCAGACGGCGCATGGGGACGGGACATGACAGTTCGGGTGACCAGGATGAcgcaggcggtggagcgatgggacggGCTCTGTGGCGCCGTAGAGCAAATGGGGTACacctgctcttagtaatgataggCCTAGGTGAGAAGCTCGGGCTAGGCCTGAGTCTGTGTCTTGGCTCACGTGTAAatactctctccctctgatatataaagggaggggTACCAGGCTTGTAGAGAGATATTTTTCGGGGCCCAACAAGTAGATGGCAGGGCAAGAAGATCATGGGTATTTGACTTAGACTACAAGAataagaatacacaggatgtatggctattaccctgagggggatctgaacctggataaatctcggtgttcttgagtcacaCACTCACAGCCGGATCCAACATACGTATCCCGAGCGAAGATCATGCACCCatcgtccgatacaccccggaatcattgttaAGGATTTACCCTTGATAATTCCATATTATGTCGCTATGAGATTCCATACTAATACCTAATTACCTAAACCAAATTAAATAAGGGAGGAAAGGGCTCCTCGCAGGCTATAAAAGGGGGTTTTAGGCAATAAAAGAGAACATACTAGCCACTAGCCATTGAGCAAGCATTCTCCAGAGAAGAACGAGAGCATCTATAGCATTCCCTCTTTCACCTCTAGTATTACTCCACCTTGTAAAATAGTCTATATTGAATAAAGTAATTATACCACTACCGTTGTAAGGTAATCCTCTATCTGTATATAAGTGTTGgagtttgaaaagaaaaaaatcatttgtaaGCTATGCTTATAAAAATAAAGTAGTGTTATCTTTGAAATCCCTTATTCTTTTAGTTTGTTTATATAGGACGAGTTTTTATGTTATGTATCTTATAGGAGAAATCTTTTTAGTAGTTTTTAAGTAATTCTTATATCTAGCATAACTATAATAGGGTGAGTAGAATACTGTATCCACAGAGAAGTATTCCATTTGGGTGGAACTGCTTAGGGTGATGATAAAAACTTATTATATATATTCATAACTAAGGATATTTAGGAAAAATTTTGCTACTCCTGAAATAAGCTAGCAATAATAATGGTGAGTACAGAGTAGGATTATTACAACTGTTGTATAGTCGGCTGAGTTGTTGGTTTCGCCAACATGTAAAAGATCTTGAATAATAGCGAAAGATGAACAGTAACTTTGAATAAGTATCAGAAAACCCCAATCACTTCGTATATTGGTATCAAAGTCTAGTCATCACTGAAATattaaaatatctaaatttagaatttagtacataaaaaaaatatcaagacaaaggataatattaatattaggtGCATATTCAAGTCCTCTGAAGAACATAGTTAGCATTCTTCTCATAGCCAATTAAATCTAATCATTGACTTAGtgcataatttttatataatttaggGTAAAAGAAAAGATGATTTGGACTTAAAATTAGAAAGATTATACAAAGAACATAAACAGttagaagaaaaatatttccACATACATTACAAAATAAATTTGGCCTTACAAGTCATAGGAGAAAAACAAGACCGAGCAAAATAAATCCAATCAAAATAGGGATTACATTAAAGAAAAATTTATCTTGCTATATAAGAAGCtagactctttatttttttctagataAATTATCTCATAAGAAAGAAGTTCTAAGGGCATTAGAAGGACCAAAGTCTTTAGACCGAGACATAATTAATATTAAAGGCTTTTGGAGGAGGTCAAGACATTGGTTCTCTCATAAATATATGTCAAGCATATAACAAGCtttaagagaaaagaatattta
This genomic interval carries:
- the LOC133921999 gene encoding serine/threonine-protein kinase SAPK7-like, with translation MEKYELLKDIGSGNFGVARLMRNKETKELVAMKYIPRGLKIVENVAREIINHRSLRHPNIIRFKEVVLTPTHLAIVMDYAAGGELFERICSAGRFSEDEARYFFQQLICGVSYCHFMQICHRDLKLENTLLDGSPAPRLKICDFGYSKSSLLHSKPKSTVGTPAYIAPEVLSRREYDGKMADVWSCGVTLYVMLVGAYPFEDPDDPKNFRKTIGRIVSIQYQIPEYVHISQDCRQLLSRIFVANPAKRITIREIRNHPWFLKNLPRELTEAVQAKYYKKDNNAPTYSDQTVEEIMKIVEEARTPPQLSTPVSGFGWAEEDEQEDGKKPDDEDQDGEDEEYDGEDEYDKQVKQVHASGDFRHLIK
- the LOC133921998 gene encoding uncharacterized protein LOC133921998 isoform X1, which encodes MKSSSSSDAPTVPPRLWIVLRRVGLVQYDADEDLIPSLKVAKPPHFSSLTTPTKAPRPSDDGAEHPYVVAANDAGLLLYVSRTTSVRFDLDPNPRGMLFVLALAQARDLLPADTATGRGASACTTITVRVPDRVRPEQSRISTIKSVGLLPIPGTGGSDYVVAELLVADRASLLTFRSGMDSWDERELTCPLVSGTCPRWTPHDVISHDGNLWWVDLRQGLLCCDPIAYNPVLHYVELPEMFALEFRSEKEEQIDSYRIVRVSNGRLRFVDVALARESISTPRETLVVVWTLAFVPSIGKASWEDHEFVMTTLAKIWEDDSYRRTGMPQEVPVLALVHPHNPDVVYFFLQGYLFSVDVRHSAVVEFAREPYSDLVQVIDRPVIDWRYVLAWVLPPVASQCLNDSQDKDVAPAEACQSPAPSSDLTDKNEST
- the LOC133921998 gene encoding uncharacterized protein LOC133921998 isoform X2; protein product: MKSSSSSDAPTVPPRLWIVLRRVGLVQYDADEDLIPSLKVAKPPHFSSLTTPTKAPRPSDDGAEHPYVVAANDAGLLLYVSRTTSVRFDLDPNPRGMLFVLALAQARDLLPADTATGRGASACTTITVRVPDRVRPEQSRISTIKSVGLLPIPGTGGSDYVVAELLVADRASLLTFRSGMDSWDERELTCPLVSGTCPRWTPHDVISHDGNLWWVDLRQGLLCCDPIAYNPVLHYVELPEMFALEFRSEKEEQIDSYRIVRVSNGRLRFVDVALARESISTPRETLVVVWTLAFVPSIGKASWEDHEFVMTTLAKIWEDDSYRRTGMPQEVPVLALVHPHNPDVVYFFLQGYLFSVDVRHSAVVEFAREPYSDLVQVIDRPVIDWRYVLAWVLPPVASQCLNARQPGQGCGSCRSMPITRAIF